The sequence attaaaaaagagCTACATCTATAGATAAGGTACAATTTTAGCTAGAAActccaaataggtacattcttgtTTTTGTACTAACACAGCAAAAGAAACTACGTCTCTGTTTGCAAGATAGGTGTTGTGAgattatgttattgttgtttgcAAGACAGGCGTTGAGATGCGCGGAATAGTAGTCTACTGAGCTTTGACTTTGTAATTGTGGGATCATTATCCGCTGCTACAGGAAGAGGGGTTTGATCCCCAGACAACTGACCATGCATATTCAAGCCATTTTCAAGTTGTATGGCCTCTTCCAATGTTCCAACTATTTTTCCAAAGCATATGTATCTTCCACAGGCTCCATAGTCCATATCTTCATAAACGTAGACATGTGCTTCTGCCACTTTACTAACATCTTCAGTTGCTAGAATCCCTTGTCGTAGCATCAAATCGCCACCTATAATTAAACATTGCTTCTGAGTTAGTAAACGAATTGATCAATCACCTGCGTCTTCAATCTGTAACTAAAGTGAGTTCCGAGTGATATGTTACATATAAAAAGTAGTATTTATTACCTTTGAGGTATGGGAGAGAAGTTTCAAGGTGAGCATTTGGGAAAGATGGTGCCATGAGAAGTCCAGGACATAAAGTAACAAGTTTCACCCTCATCTCCCTTGCTTTCCTCCATGCAGCCTGTTCTGCACTGGTCTTGGCCAATGCTAGCCAAAGCTGCTTTTCCATGAAAACATTTAATTAACCGCACGAGAAGAGGAATGAAAATTGCTCTTCTTTGAATAGACGAATCCAGAATCTAGAGTCAGTAAGATGTATACATTTCACTTCTATTCGTATTCCCTCTGCCTTTTAGACGAAAATGAAGAATGAACGTATACCTTGTTTTCTCTGCAGAATGCCTCGTCACTCCAAGAAGTCTCATCTATGAGGTTTGGCAAGTCGTTGCCTTTCCAGATGCATGCTAGTAGAGAGGATGTGAAAAGGCATCTTTTAACAAATGCTGCCCTGCCACAAGCTTCTATGACATTCTTTGCTGCTTCAGCTTCAAGAAATGCCATTCGTTCCTGAACCACATCGACTTGTCCGTAAATCTTAGATTTACATAGGATGAATTTTGTGTAGTAGATATTAAAAACTTTACTCAAAACAGAGCTGCACTAGGACTCGCAATTAAAGAAGATATCAACCCTAAGAGTCGAGAAAGATGAAGTCCTAATAAAGTTGTGGTCCTTGTGGACAGTGAATATAATGTACCATTCCTAGTTAATTTCTCTTGCCCTTCTTTTCATGATTGGCAACTACCAAATAGAGTGACAGGACTAGTAGTTAATAAAGACCTCAAGTTCTATGTAGTgattaatatgaaaatatttacaTAATCAAAAGTTATAGGTAGTCCTTTATAAACTTATAATTCAAGAGAAAGAATATGGCGAACCGTGTATCCAGAGATCCCTCGCGGATCAATGAAAGATGATGTGTGGAAAACAACATGGCAACCTCTAAAAGCATTGCAGAGGCCATCTAAATCATCCATTCTTGCCACCACGATACTCTCCAGTTGTTTCATTTCTTCCCTAATCAGTTCCTCCATGTCCTCAAGATTAGCTGCTCATACAGGAGTAACTTGTAACTTTTAGCAACAAGAAGCAAAGACAAAAGAAGGAAGCTTCAAATTCTGTGATCAGTGACGGCATCAGGATTTTCACcgaaaagtataaaaatatataagagtataaaaatatacataaaagcGAACTTTCTACCTAGCTACATAGTATATTGAATCTCCTCGAAGTCGAAGACCTCCACTGCCTGTTATATAGACACAAGTAGACAACTAATTAAGGAAAAAGGGTTGCTAGCTAGTACCTTGGTTTTCAATAATAACTCGAACAAGGTAACCACATGCCAAAAGCTTCATGATCAATTGAGAACCAAAGTAGGAGTTTCCACTGGTAACACAAACAATTTTCCTGTCTCTTGCATTTAAACTAGAGCTAAAATCTCTAGCAAAGAACACTCCATGTTCAATACTCCTCTGCTTTGGTAGCCCCAACGCTAAGGATATCGCCACATCCATCACTCTCTGCAGCTCAGAATCTGAAGTTTGTCTTCTATTCAGAGCCTTAAGGTACCTGCCACTTAGGTTGATATAGTTAAAGAGATTGGCCTTCTTATACTTATACAGCTCTATAGACTATAGGTCCATGCAACATATATCATTCACTAAAAAGAAACCAATTCAAAACTCTTTAAGCTACGTACAAAAAGATAAGATACCACTCCCTCCCTCCCAATATGTGGCACATTTGGAAATTCCGGGGTCATTCAGGTTTTTCTCTGACCGAAATTTTttgtatatgcattttaaatactttaagttgttgatttgttatttatagtgtttttttttttttttgcgtagtttctaaatatataaattttatttataaaaacatAAAGCTTACATTTAGAAGCtttcatctcaaaatctcaattatgccataaaaattaaaataaacgatgtaaaattttaattaagtcACATAAATAGAAACCGACAAAATAGTTACTTGCTAAATAAAAAGGGTAAAGATGGAAGGAAATATGAGATGATGTGCTTTTCATGGAAGTACTAGTGAGGGTTTTTATGGCTTTTAGTGTCAACTAGAATGTTAGGTAGTGTTTGTGGAGATGAGTGCACCACAATATTTGCTATTTATATGCTATCGATAACTCAAGCACTATAAATAGTAAAGACCAAGGtcatcgatagacactcaaacttattattaaaatttatttagacatttaaatTAAGGTATGCTTCTATCAGACCACTAAATCCcctatattttgtttcaattgggcCTTTTTTGTCCTATCAGCAAAAAACATAAAGTGTGTGTCACACACACGTGATGCGTGGCAAAATGAACTACTTGGAAGCTGATACGTGGTATTGTGgatccaataattattaaaaattaatcataatttttttaaaaaaaattatatacaaatggtattgaggaaattattaaaaaataattctaaaattatttaaaaaataaaaaaaattgattatttcaaaaaaaattataaattttttaaaaaatgaaataaattattaaaaaattattttttaaaaaaaattaattattaggaaaaattataaatttttttaaaaatgaaaataaaaaatggagaggatataaattatgaaaaaataattataaaattatttgaaaaataaaaataaaaactgatcatttaaaaaacaaattataaaactttttaaaaaatgaaaataaaaaatggcattgaggatataaattatgaaaaaataattataaaattatttgaaaaataaaaataaaaaaactgatttttttttaaaaaaatatttttttaaaaaatgaaataaattattaaaaaattatttaaaaataaaaaaaataattattaaaaaaattataaaactttgaaaaaaatgaaaataaaaaatggcattgaggatccaaattattaaaaaataattataaaattatttaaaaaataaaagcctaattataaaaaaaaaattagaaaattattttaaaaataaaaaactaattattaaaaataaattataaaaatttttaaaaaataaaaacaaaactccCCCACCTACCCCCAGCCCCCCAGcgtattgttttattaaaaataaaattgggaCCCCCTAatgctttttgttttattataaagggcctttagtgtttaaaaaaaaaattgttattaaaaaaattttggggcCCTCAAGGCCACTTGAcatctttttatttataaattagtaaaaaaaatgatCCTCACGCGCCTCCTACGATGGCACTGCACGCGCAGTGCCATATAGGCAAAAAAggcccaattggaacaaaatgtgAGGGGGTTTAGGTGCCTGATAGGAACATGCCTTAGTTTAGGtatctaagtgaattttggcaacaagtttaAGTGCATATCGATGCCTTTGACCAATAGTAAAATAGGCATTAGATGTCAGGTAAAATTTTAGatgtgttatgatatatatcaattatagtgaatgtctatcaagatctatttgatgtctatcaggatttgatgtatttgtcttttagtgtgaaactaggggcaaatttttctataaatagaagggcttccttcattgtaaatcatccctcaagagaaaaaataagaattactctctctattctctctactcttgttctttattctttcttgttttataacacgttatcagcacgagactctaccatctcaaatttgaaggctaaggctaaggtattattatttttcttccctttttccatatggctaacaatcttacgaagtgtgagttcgttgcccttcaaagtttgggcaagaactatatttcatgtgTATTGGATGCTGAAATTCAactagatgctatgggtcttggagacgccataaagaataaaaatacagcatttagtcaaaatcgtgctagggctatgattttcttgcgtcatcatcttgacgaagtactaaaaattgaataccttactactaagtatccactcgtattgtggaataacctaaaagaaaggtttgaccacttaaagatggtcattCTCCTGaaagcacgatatgagtggatgcatctaagatttcaagactataagtctgttcatgagtacaattctgccatgttcagaattttttctcaattgaaactatgtggagagatggtcaatgataatgatatgatggaaaaaatgctctccacttttcatgcctcgGATGTGCTATTACAACAGCAATAtgagaaaaaggtttcaagaagtatactgaactgagttctcatcttctcgtggctgaacaaaacaatgatttgttgatgaaaaatcacgagaaCCGACCAACTGAATCTGCaccattccctgaggtgaatgatgtgcacGCTCACTATGCTATGTGTGGAAAAGGTCGCGGCCCCGGCCCTGGTCGTGGACGTGGTCGTGGCCGTGGTcatgatgaccaagaaagaaacaaTGTTCcgggtgttaatcattcatcaaacaaaaagagaaaaaatgagaaacgtgaagcagttacttatttttgatgtggCGGAAAATGACATTATTCACGTGATTGTCGtgtcgtgctctcaagcacttgattgatctttatcaagcattactaaagaagaaagagagaaatcccaaagctaactttctctctgaaaataatgttaACATCACATGTTTGGATATAGCAGATTTTTTCGAACACCTTGAAGGAAAGATtaatcacttgattggtgatggttccgtaaacatggaagaataaataattttttattttattttatttttattgataaaagtTAGTaaataaaattcatgtaaaagtAATTGGTTGCATGGGTATTAATTTTTGATTAGTATTGATTAGTTTAatcatattattgttgtttattattgtattgaattgaattttaattttgccATTATTTATTGAAGGGAGGGGGTGCATGGATTTTTGGAAGCACTGAAAGTATAAGTTTTATATtctttttataatataataatattagttGCATGTTTGACCAAAAGACATTACAAATAAGTTTTATATtctttttataatataataatattagttGCATGTTTGACCAAAAGACATTACAAATGCTAAAAATGTCAGGACAAACTATTgcttttaattattattgtttcTGGAAAAGCGCCGAAGCACGTACTAATTATTTacaattattgaaaaaataaaatgtatcttttttttttttcagtgaAATATTATGAGCATAAAAGTTGTGAGATTTTGAGTTTggcatatttttttttagtaaagtgtgattaataattttttttagtataaGTTTTTACTTtgtacaaaaatttaatatatattttatttggtgtatgtcattttatttgaagatatgaataaatttcaagaagatatttgtttgattgattctggcactacacatacgatatttaaagacaagaaatatttctctcctctaaacatggacaagattaatgttactacaatttctggtagtgctaatttgattgaaggcttcgaaaaagccattataatcttgcccaatggaactaaactcatcataaataatgtcatgttttctcctaagtctcggggaaatttgatgagttttaaagatatccgcgAAAtgattatcatatcaagacaattgatgagatgaatcttgaatatcttggtatcaccaagaatgtctctggacagacatgtgttattgaaaagttccctgctttatcttctggcctgtattggacaaagatttgtgcaattgaggcacattctatagtaaaccgGTTTATtgattccaatactttcgtactttggcatgatcgtctggGACATCCATGATCAATAATAATGagacgaatcatagaaaattcaaatgggcatccattaaagaacttgaaggttctttcgaatggtgaatttttatgcaatgcttgttatcaaggcaagctgattgtgaggtcatcgccaacaaaagttgaGATTGAGTCCCCTGCTCtcttggaacgcatacatggggatatttgtggacccattcacccacctagtgggtcatttagatactttatggtcctaatagatgtttcatctagatggtctcatgtatGCCTATTGTCATCTCACAACTTGGCATTTACaaaattgttggcacaaataatacgattacggaCACAGTTTttcgataatcaaattaagtctattcgccttaataatgctgcagaattttcatcccaagcatttaataactattgcttatcgattgggataagagtggaacatcctgtaccccatattcacactcaaaatggccttgctgagttATTAATTAAACGTCTGCAATTGATAGCAAGACAAatgcttatgaaaactaagttgctcacttctgtttggggtcatgcaattttgcatgctgcaatACTTGTTCGTCTTAGACTGACAAactatcataaattttctccgttgcaattgattttgggttaagagcctaatatatctcacttgagaacttttgggtgcggtgtatatgtgcctatagcaccaccaaaccgTACCAAGATgaccccaaagaaggttaggaatttatgttgggtttgaatcaccctctattattcgctatcttgaatcattaacgggagatatgttcactgctcgatttgcagattatcggtttgatgagatagtttttccaaaattagtaggagaagatagtgacatcaaaagaaaaattttgatcCACGTGTTTCTAtgtgtgagcaagaagtacaaaagattattcatctgcagagaattgcaaatcaaatgccggacgcatttacagatttgaaaaggatcactaaatcacatatttctgcagagaatgtcccaattcgaattgatgtctctaaaggaccatccactagtgtcatagctaatgaatctaaagcacatttgaagcgtggtagaccattaggttctaaggatcgaaatcctagaaaaaaaatgaaatggtCAAGATGATACTACGAAAGATCCTCATATGAAAGCttaagatttgagcaatgttgatatctCTGAAGGGatcaatgagcctgagactcaagaaaatgaggaactatccataaattcaagtgatgttgaaactaatttgaatcgatctgaaacAGTAGTGGGtcatgtctttgcatataatgttgcaacgaaaatcatgcaagatagtgaggatcttgaacctcggtctgtcacagaatgtcgacaaagaaatgactggccaaaatgacaagaagcaattcaatctgaattgaattcacttgccaaacgtgtagtttttggacctataactcaaacaaCTAATGGTGTTAAACTTGCTGGCTATAAATGGGTCATTGTACGacaaagaaatgataaaaataaaatacaaaggtataaagcacgccttgtttcacaaggattttcacaacggtctggtgtcgattatgatgagacatattcaccagttatagacacaataacattgcgttatcttattagtttcactatccatgagagacttgaaatgcatttgatagatgtggtaacaacctatctatatggatcacttaataatgagatatacatgaaaattttcgaaggatttaaaatgtcGAAATCATATAGCTCAAAGCTTTgggaaatgtattccattagattgcaaaaatcattgtatggtttgaagcaatctggacgcatatggtataaccgtcttagtaaatatttatctaaagaaggttatacgaatgatgaaatttgtccgtgttttcataaagaaaataacgtcggagtttgttatacttgttgtctatgtcgatgacataaaccttattggaacgtcaatagagcttcaaaatgcaattgattacctaaagaaagaatttgagatgaaagatctcagAAAGACAAAGTTttgccttggtttgcaaattgaacATTTGACAAATGATATCTTTGCCaatcaatctgcctacacagaaaaggtgttaaaacgattctatatggatggagcacatccattaagtactccgatggttgttcgttcacttgatgtgaataaggatccattccgacctcaagaaaagaatgaggaactccttgatcctgaaataccatatcttagtgcaattggtgcactaatgtatcttgcaaatactataaggcctgatactgccttttcagtaaatttgcaagcaaggtatagttctactcctactaggagacagtggaatgggatcaaacacatattacggtatctaaagggGACTATCGAtatggatttattttattctaaagattgcagttccgatcttgttggttttgctgatgctgggtacttatctgatccgcataaagctcggtctcaaacagtctatgtattcatatgtggggtactgtcatatcttggagatcaacaaagtagtctatcgtagccacttcatcgaatcacgctgagattataactattcatgaagcaagccgagggtgtgtatggttgaggtccataatatatctcattcgagaaaaatgtggcttgaaatgtgacaaagtactcacaattttatatgaagataatgcagcatgcatagcacaactgaaaggtggattcataaaaggagatagaacgaaacacatttcgccaaagctcttctatacacatgagctccaaaagaatggtgatattgatgtacaaCAGATTAGTTCAAGTGACAATGtaattgatttattcaccaagtctcttccaactgcaactttcaagaagatggtgcacaagattggaatgcaaagattcaagaatgttcttattagggggagttaatacgcgttgtacttttttttccttacgaggttttgtctcactgagttttccttgtaaggtttttaatgaggcaacctatatgcgtattattagacATTTaaggggagtgttatgatatatatcaattataatgaatgtctatcaagatctatttgatgtctatcaggatttgatgtatttgtcttttagtgtgaagtTAGGGGCAagttcccctataaatagaagggtcaTTGTAAATTATCCctcaaagagaaaaataagaattactctctctattctctctacttttctttattccttattttataacaAGATGAGAAAAAGAGATGTATTTTCAATTACTGTATTATTACGTTAATTAGGTTCCCCTTCTACAACTACCTGACTTATTAGTCTTTCATTACAGTACGAAATGTTGGATAGATAGTTAAATCAAATTCAAGGCTACGCTATTTCACTGAGACATTGAAAAAATTCACTTGTTCATCTGTAATAGTGAGAAGTGAGCTAAACTTAATTGTACAAATGTCTGTCTCAtgaattcactattggatcatttattattttatggaaAATGTTAAATCAATCATAACAAACTTTTTGAACGATTTTACAAATTTATGCGGCATGAAGACATTTTACGTGGAGAATGCAAAATCATCCAAAACAAGTGTCATACTCACACCGTCCTATATTAGTTAGCATatcactaaaaatacatatctcaaattagttgatcacttacaaaatcaaatagaattaatttttttttttttaaaaaaaaaattgaccttgcAATTAATATACTCTTTAAAGTTTAAAGAAATTATCTATATATCCATTAATATAAATAAagcatttaatattaaaattaatcgTTTCTTAAGcatcttataaaataaaaagtggtCACTTAATATGGAATGGGGGAGTACCATGGATGCAAATGCAAAATAATGCAAAAGAAAAGTCATACTATTAATTCTACTACTGCCACTCACACTTAAtgctaaaaaaaggaaaaattgtttggtaaaaaatatttaatacttgatatgtcaaaaatgataagtaaaattaattaattaaagatataATAGTAAATTAGTGACAACTAAAAAatgaatggagggagtatataagAACAGTACTAAATAATATGTATTAGTATTATTTGAATTACTAATACTGATAACCCTTGTATTGCTATTATCATAATTTGCTACTATTAATTATTATACACAATCAACTATATTGAATGGGGTAGGCTGAAAATCCTATCGAACATGCATTATTTCCTTCAAcacattttatcaaaaaaaagttTTAGGCGTACGACTCTTTTAAGTTGTAATCATAAATGTCCCAACTCTTCTTCTGAATAACAGTAATCAATTAAAACTGTCCCATAGCACACTACTTTTCATTAGATTTCAATTTGAAACTCCAAAGATTTTCCTTTTTTAACAACTTTGATGAATTACTGGTTTATGTTGAACCTTCTTTTACAAGTCAAAATCCGTCCCTCCTTTTTTATAATTCAGGTTAGGTGATCACTTGGCTCTTATCAATAATTTAATGACATGATTAGTTAACATAATTAAGGATCTATGAACAAACTCTGGATAGTTAAATAGCTACACggaacaattttttttctttaagaacTTTCATATGCTTCCATTAGAGCGTAACTGCATGGTATCAGTCAAACGACTTTGATTAATATTATCTACATTGTATAAATCGAATTTTTAATTTCAGAATGCTACAAAACCAATTGTTTTCTGTGTGATCGATCTAATGAAACAACAAAAAGTAGTAAAAAAGAATGCAGATTTCCGCGCTAgccaaaaaagaaagaatagcACAGTGTAATTACAAGTCAGATCTCTCTCTGAAAAAAACCACTTGTCGTCGCGAATTGCCAGGATTTTGCACCGAACAGGAGCACCAGggcaaatttttttttgataatgagCCATTGAGAACTCAACTTCTATAGCTGCTTTGAGAGTAATTGAAGAAATCTGAACTGTACTCTTGACTTCCAAAGGCCATTTTTTGAAACATTCTTATCTGTGCGGATTGTTCCCTTGAATCAAAAATTTCACTTTGCCCAGGTTTCATTCCATTGGACAGATCTGAAAGCTCATCCATGGAATCTAGAGCTCTAACAACCTGGAATGGGAAGACAAGACAGAACCGAAAAAGTTCAGGATTGCAAGGAAATGAATGATGAACTGCCTCGCCAATAACACTCTAGTTACCTG comes from Capsicum annuum cultivar UCD-10X-F1 chromosome 2, UCD10Xv1.1, whole genome shotgun sequence and encodes:
- the LOC107855506 gene encoding cinnamoyl-CoA reductase-like SNL6, with translation MDVAISLALGLPKQRSIEHGVFFARDFSSSLNARDRKIVCVTSGNSYFGSQLIMKLLACGYLVRVIIENQANLEDMEELIREEMKQLESIVVARMDDLDGLCNAFRGCHVVFHTSSFIDPRGISGYTERMAFLEAEAAKNVIEACGRAAFVKRCLFTSSLLACIWKGNDLPNLIDETSWSDEAFCRENKLWLALAKTSAEQAAWRKAREMRVKLVTLCPGLLMAPSFPNAHLETSLPYLKGGDLMLRQGILATEDVSKVAEAHVYVYEDMDYGACGRYICFGKIVGTLEEAIQLENGLNMHGQLSGDQTPLPVAADNDPTITKSKLSRLLFRASQRLSCKQQ